From the Anaeromyxobacter dehalogenans 2CP-1 genome, the window CCGGGCGGAGCGGCGCGCGCGAGCCCCAGATCCGCCGGGCCGCGTCGTTCGCCTGGACCACCTGCCCGCCGGCGTCGGCGATGAGCACGCCCACCGGCAGCACCCGCAGCACCGCCTCCAGCCGGCGCCGGTCGGCCTCGACCTGCTCGCGGCCGCGGACCTGCTCGGTGACCTCGGTGACCATGAGCACGAGGTCGCGGGTGCCGCCGCCGGACTCGACCGCGCGCACCGACCAGCGCCACCAGGTCGGGCCCCGGGCGAACCCGTCGTACCGGTACTCCTGCTCCTCGTGCGCGACGTCGCCGGCCGCCACCTCGCGCAGGAGCGCGACCAGGCCGGCCTCCTGCGCGCGCGGCAGGAACTCCTCCAGCCGCAGCCCCTGCACGCCCTCGCCGCGGAACGGGGCGTCGAGGAACGCGAGGTACGCCGGGTTGGCCCAGCGCGCCCGCAGCTCGGCGGGATCCAGGATCAGCACGCCGACCGGCGCCTCGGCGAAGGCCGCCTCGAACCGGCGGCGGACCGCGTCGAGGTGCCGGGCCATCTGCGCGTACGCGGCGCCCAGGCGGACCACCTCGTCCGGCCCGGTGAGCGGCTCCGGCGCCTCGCCCCGCCCCAGCGCGGCGGCGTGGCGCTCCAGCCGGCGCAGCGCGCGCGAGGTGTGCGCGCCCACGGCCCAGCTCGCGCCCAGCGCGACCAGCGCCACCAGGCCCGCGCCGAGGACGCCGATCGCCAGCTCGCGGCGCATGGGCGCGAGCATGTCCGCGCGAGGCTGCGTCGCGCGCACCGCCCACGCCAGCTCCGGCACCGGCACCGCCGCCGCGAGCCGCGCCGGGCCGCCACCCTCGGAACGCATCGGGCCGGTCGCCTCGGCGCCCGCCAGCGCCGCCCGGACCAGGTCCTGCGCCCCCGCCACCAGGCGGTCGTCCCAGGCGAGCGGGATGGCCGGGACGCGCGCCACCAGCCGCCCCGCGCGATCCACGATGCCGACGCTGCCCTCGCCCTCGCGGGCCGGCAGGACGCGCGCGGCCAGCCGCTCCGGATCGACCGCGGCCAGGAGCGCGCCCGAGAGCCGCCCCGCGCCGTCGCGCACCGCGGTCGCGACCGCCACCACCGGCGCGCCGTCGGCCGGGTTGCGCACCAGGTCCCCCACCGCCACCGCGTCGCCGGCGAGCAGGCGGCGCAGCTCGGCGCGGTCGGCGAACGACACCTCGTGCAGCCGCGCGTCGCTGGACGCGACCACCCGGCCGTCCGGCGCCACCCAGGAGAGATCGCGGACCACGCCGGAGTCCTGCACGGCCACCGAGAGCAGGTGCGCCGCGTCCTCGCCCAGGATCCGGCCGCCGTCGAGCGCGTGCCCGAGCACCGCGCTGGCGCGGGCCACCCCGTCGATCTGGGCGCGCAGCGCGGCCGCGGCGGTCCGCGCCACATCCAGGTTCGAGAGCTGTTCGGCCTCGGCGCGCGCGCGGAGCGAGCGGACCGAGACGAGCGCGCCGAGCGCGACGAACGCGAGCGAGGCGAGCCCCACCAGCAGGAACAGGCGGGAGCGGATGGTGCGCAGCATGCGGGCTGGGATTCCTCCGGCGGTGCAAACGAGGGCCGCCGGCGGTGTATTCCGACGTCGCACGGCCGCGCACGGAAGGGGACCGCGATCGCTCGCCCGCTCGCGCGGCGCCGCGAGGCCCTCGCACCGCACGCCGGCGGCCTTCTGCACAGGGAGGGGCCCGCCCGGACGGTCGGCCGGCAGCGGCCCACCCGGGGCCAGCGCCGGGCGGCTGCCTTGCCGCGCGGCGCGCGGTAGATTGGCGGGACCTCTCGATCACCAGGAGTCAAGCATGCGCAAGGCCGCCGCCGTCGCCGCCCTCCTCCTCGTCCTCCCGCTCGGCGCCGCGGCCCGCAAGGTCGCGGGCGTGGAGCTCCCGGACAGCGTGACCGTCGAGGGCAAGGAGCTCCGCCTGAACGGGGCGGGCATCCGGAAGAAGCTCTGGATCGAGGTCTACGTGGGTGCGCTCTACCTCGCGACGCCGTCCTCGGACGCGAACGCCATCCTCGCGGCGGACGAGCCGAGGCGCGTGCGCATGGTGTTCCGGCGCGACGTGGACCAGAAGTCGATCATGGGCGCGTTCCGCGACGGCTTCGAGGCGAACTCCGGGGCCGAGGCGGCGGCGCTCGTGCCGCAGCTCGACCGGATCGCGCCCGCCATCGGCGACGTCAAGAAGGGCGGCGAGATCACGGTGACCTACCTGCCGGGCACCGGGGCGGTGGTCACCGGGCCGAAGGGCACCGCCACGGTCGAGGGCAAGGCGTTCGCCGACGCGCTCTTCCGCAACTGGCTCGGCCGGAAGCCCGCCGACGACGACCTGAAGCGCCGCATGCTCGGGAAGTAGCGGAGCGACCATGGGCGCGCCGGCGGTCGCGTTCGAGCCGTTCACCGAGGACCACCAGGCGTTCCGCCGGACGGTCCGCGCGTTCGTGGACCAGGAGCTCGCGCCGCACGGGCGCGAGTGGGACGAGGCGGGGAGCTTCCCGCGCGCGCTGTTCCGCCGCTTCGGCGAGCTGGGCCTGTTCGGCATCCGGCAGCCGCCGGAGGTGGGCGGCTCGGGGCTCGACTGGTGGTACGTCGTCGCCTACGCGGAGGAGCTGGCGCGCTGCCGCAACGCCGGCCTGGCCGTCTCCATGCTGGTGCACGGGGAGATGGCCATCCCGGTGATCGGGGAGCTCGGCACCGAGGCGCAGCGCCGGGAGTTCCTGGCGCCCGCGGTCCGGGGCGAGCGGGTGGCGGCGCTCGCGATCTCCGAGCCGGACGCCGGCTCCGACGTGGCGGCCATCCGCACCACCGCGCGGCGAGACGGCGCCGACCTCGTGGTGAACGGCTCGAAGATGTGGATCACGAACGGCGCGCGGGCCGACTTCCTCACCCTGGCCGTGCGCACCGGCGAGGCCGGCCACGGCGGGCTCTCGCTGCTGCTGTTCCCCACCGACGTGAAGGGCTTCCAGGTCTCGCGCACGCTGGAGAAGGTGGGGCTGCCCTCGTCGGACACCGCGGTGCTGTTCTTCGAGGACTGCCGGGTGCCGGCGGCGAACCTGCTCGGCGAGCAGGATCAGGGCTTCTACCACGTCATGGCGAACTTCCAGGGCGAGCGGCTGGTGGCGGCCGTCCAGGCCGTCGCCGGGATGCAGCTCATGCTGGAGGACGCGATGCGCTACGGCGGCGAGCGCAGCGCGTTCGGCCGGCCGGTCGCGAAGTTCCAGGCCTGGCGGCACCGGCTCGCGGATCACCTCACCGCGGTCGAGGCGGCGCGCTGGCTCACCTACCGGGCGGCCGACCTGCTGGCGCGGGGCGAGCCGGCGGTGCGCGAGATCTCGATGGCGAAGCTGTTCGCCTGCGAGCTGGCCCAGCGGGTGGCCTACGACTGCATGCAGCTCCACGGCGGCATGGGCTACGTGCTGGAGAGCGACATCGCCCGCGCCTGGCGCGACGTGCGGGCCATGACCATCGCCGGCGGCACGTCCGAGATCATGCGCGAGCTGGTGTCGCGCGCGGCGGGGCTGTGACGCGGCGAGCGGGCGGCCGGAGGGCGGGATGACGGAGGCGCGGGTGGTGCTCGTGACCGCGCCCGACGCGGACGTCGCCGCGCGGCTGGCGCGGGCGCTCGTCGAGGAGCGGCTCGCGGCCTGCGGCAACGTCGTGCCGGCCATCCGGTCGATCTACCGGTGGGAGGGGAGCGTGCACGACGAGGGCGAGGCGCTGCTCGTGCTGAAGACCCGCGCCGCCCGCGTGGACGCGCTCCGGGCGCGCGTCCTCGAGCTGCATCCGTACCAGGTGCCGGAGGTGCTGGTGCTGCCGGTGGAGGCGGGGAGCGACGCCTACCTCGCCTGGATCGCGGCCGAGACCTCCTGACGGCGGCACCCGGTCCGCGGGGCCCGTCTACTTCTTCCGGAACAGCGCCTCGAGCGCATCGCGGGGATCCTCGGTCGCCCGGGGCGCCTCGCCGAACAGCGCGCCGAGCGCGTTGCGCGCGGCCTCGGAGCGGCCGGTGCGCCGGCGCGAGGCGCCGTCTCCGAGCTGGAACAGATCGCAGGCGTTCGAGGCGTCCTTCTCCACCACGTGGTCGGCGTGCGGCTCCCGGCACTGGTGCGCCGCCGCCTCGTCATGGTGGCGGCAGCACATGCAGGTGTGCAGATCCGCGTCGCACTCGGGGCAGGTGGACCGGCGTCCCACCGGTCCGTCGATGCGCAGCGTCGCCCCGCAGCCGTAGCAGGTGGTCGCCATCGGGGTATCATAGCCGGACCCCCGGGCCCCCTGCATGCGGAAGCCCATACCCTACGGCCGGTTCCTCCTCCTCGACCGCATCGCGGTCGGCGGCATGGCCGAGGTGTACGTCGCGATCCGCCGCGGCGAGCCGGCCGGGCGCCTGTACGCGCTGAAGCGGATCCTCCCCACGCTCGCCGAGGACGCCGAGTTCATCACGATGTTCCTCGACGAGGCGAGGCTCGTCGTCCAGCTCGACCACCCGGCCATCGTCCCCATCCACGAGCTGGGGATGCACGGCGAGGGCTACTACATCGCGATGGACTACCTGCCCGGCAAGGACCTGCGGGCGCTCCTCGACCGGCTGCGCGCGCGCGGCGAGCCGATGCCGGTGCCGCTCGCGGCCCACGTGGCGGCGCGGGTGGCCGACGCGCTCGACCACGCGCATCGCAAGCGCGACGCGCTCGGCTCGCCGCTCCGCGTGGTCCACCGCGACGTCTCGCCCGCGAACGTGCTGCTCGGCTTCGACGGCTCGGTGCGCATCATCGACTTCGGGATCGCCCAGGCGGCGCTGCGCACGCGCCGGCAGGACACGGTGCTGCGGGGCAAGTTCGGCTACATGAGCCCGGAGATGGTGCGCGGCCAGCCGGTGGACCACCGCTCCGACGTGTTCTCGCTGGGCGTGGTGCTGCACGAGATGCTCACCGGCGCGCGCTTGTTCAGCGGCAAGTCCGAGCTCTCGGTGCTGGAGCGGGTGCGCCGCGCCGAGGTGCCGCCGCCGTCGCGGGCCCGCCCCGGGCTGCCGCCCGAGCTGGACGCCATCGTGCTGCGCGCGCTGGCGCGCGACCCGGCGCAGCGCTTCGAGTGGGCGAGCGACCTGCGCGACGCGCTGCTCGCGTTCACGCACGGCGTGCCGCCCGACGAGCCGCCCGGCGATCCGCCGGCGCTGGCCCGGACCATGGCGGTCTCGTTCCCCGGCGAGCTG encodes:
- a CDS encoding acyl-CoA dehydrogenase family protein, which gives rise to MGAPAVAFEPFTEDHQAFRRTVRAFVDQELAPHGREWDEAGSFPRALFRRFGELGLFGIRQPPEVGGSGLDWWYVVAYAEELARCRNAGLAVSMLVHGEMAIPVIGELGTEAQRREFLAPAVRGERVAALAISEPDAGSDVAAIRTTARRDGADLVVNGSKMWITNGARADFLTLAVRTGEAGHGGLSLLLFPTDVKGFQVSRTLEKVGLPSSDTAVLFFEDCRVPAANLLGEQDQGFYHVMANFQGERLVAAVQAVAGMQLMLEDAMRYGGERSAFGRPVAKFQAWRHRLADHLTAVEAARWLTYRAADLLARGEPAVREISMAKLFACELAQRVAYDCMQLHGGMGYVLESDIARAWRDVRAMTIAGGTSEIMRELVSRAAGL
- a CDS encoding ATP-binding protein → MLRTIRSRLFLLVGLASLAFVALGALVSVRSLRARAEAEQLSNLDVARTAAAALRAQIDGVARASAVLGHALDGGRILGEDAAHLLSVAVQDSGVVRDLSWVAPDGRVVASSDARLHEVSFADRAELRRLLAGDAVAVGDLVRNPADGAPVVAVATAVRDGAGRLSGALLAAVDPERLAARVLPAREGEGSVGIVDRAGRLVARVPAIPLAWDDRLVAGAQDLVRAALAGAEATGPMRSEGGGPARLAAAVPVPELAWAVRATQPRADMLAPMRRELAIGVLGAGLVALVALGASWAVGAHTSRALRRLERHAAALGRGEAPEPLTGPDEVVRLGAAYAQMARHLDAVRRRFEAAFAEAPVGVLILDPAELRARWANPAYLAFLDAPFRGEGVQGLRLEEFLPRAQEAGLVALLREVAAGDVAHEEQEYRYDGFARGPTWWRWSVRAVESGGGTRDLVLMVTEVTEQVRGREQVEADRRRLEAVLRVLPVGVLIADAGGQVVQANDAARRIWGSRAPLRPGALYREQRARRADSGAPLAAGDWALQRALRSGEAVGGELVEIDRFDGTQAVVLNGAAPIRDGEGRVVGAVTTLLDVTELRRAVRNRDEVLQVVSHDLRTPLSAVTLGAAALTRLPDGPEAAAQARRAAARLAAAGRRMNRLIDDLLDLETLEEGRLSMRPEPCDPADLLGEAADQLREAARAKGLDLCLSAAPGLPPVACDRDRVLQVLGNVASNAVKATEEGAVCLAAEAQADGAVIFRVRDTGPGIPDADLPHVFDRFQRGSAARWRGSGLGLAIARGLVEAHGGRIWAESAPGAGTTVSFTLPPAAAPDEAAHAATA
- the cutA gene encoding divalent-cation tolerance protein CutA yields the protein MTEARVVLVTAPDADVAARLARALVEERLAACGNVVPAIRSIYRWEGSVHDEGEALLVLKTRAARVDALRARVLELHPYQVPEVLVLPVEAGSDAYLAWIAAETS
- a CDS encoding serine/threonine-protein kinase, whose protein sequence is MRKPIPYGRFLLLDRIAVGGMAEVYVAIRRGEPAGRLYALKRILPTLAEDAEFITMFLDEARLVVQLDHPAIVPIHELGMHGEGYYIAMDYLPGKDLRALLDRLRARGEPMPVPLAAHVAARVADALDHAHRKRDALGSPLRVVHRDVSPANVLLGFDGSVRIIDFGIAQAALRTRRQDTVLRGKFGYMSPEMVRGQPVDHRSDVFSLGVVLHEMLTGARLFSGKSELSVLERVRRAEVPPPSRARPGLPPELDAIVLRALARDPAQRFEWASDLRDALLAFTHGVPPDEPPGDPPALARTMAVSFPGELRAELDRLEKLRAAPAPAREPSPPERTQVIAVRPDEPPASGGGADGADGGLAAPPFFRLPEALAAPAPSRPALVSGRTAAAAGFGALVAVAAVLAFTGPRRPQPPGAPVAAAPVAAAPAIPTVSAAPAAPQGRTAPGRPATGRISVQARVAATLVLDGEAQRPPLGAGEVRTLEVTVGRHRVEFRTEDGFRAGATVEVRAGETAELLGVALE
- a CDS encoding chalcone isomerase family protein — protein: MRKAAAVAALLLVLPLGAAARKVAGVELPDSVTVEGKELRLNGAGIRKKLWIEVYVGALYLATPSSDANAILAADEPRRVRMVFRRDVDQKSIMGAFRDGFEANSGAEAAALVPQLDRIAPAIGDVKKGGEITVTYLPGTGAVVTGPKGTATVEGKAFADALFRNWLGRKPADDDLKRRMLGK